A single genomic interval of Natronoarchaeum philippinense harbors:
- a CDS encoding metal-dependent hydrolase: MPSTLVHVALAGLIGTALLADRFDARSILVVLGATALVDLDTFLDLVVIGAHRSVLHNLVWPALAALALWWDLRREESYVRGRWGGRGVRVAWVSLFAVVTAGVLLDAFFNGVNLFWPLHDRFYDLSGKLLYSDQRGIVQTFVEFAQSSDGTRALSEATADGSVGETHYRTGVKPTADGSDAERLFPIAMTGERFVLLLSGYGVVGWRLFEERSD, from the coding sequence CGCCGACCGATTCGACGCCCGGTCGATCCTCGTCGTGCTGGGCGCGACCGCGCTCGTCGATCTGGACACGTTTTTGGATCTGGTGGTGATCGGCGCCCACCGATCCGTGTTGCACAACCTCGTCTGGCCGGCGCTTGCGGCGCTGGCGCTGTGGTGGGATCTGCGGCGCGAGGAGTCGTACGTCCGCGGGCGCTGGGGCGGGCGCGGCGTCCGAGTGGCGTGGGTGAGCCTGTTCGCCGTCGTGACCGCCGGCGTTCTGCTCGACGCCTTCTTCAATGGCGTCAACCTGTTCTGGCCGCTCCACGACCGATTTTACGATCTCTCGGGAAAACTACTGTACTCCGACCAGCGCGGCATCGTCCAGACGTTCGTCGAGTTCGCTCAGTCGTCCGACGGCACCCGAGCGCTCTCGGAGGCCACGGCCGACGGGTCGGTCGGTGAGACGCACTACCGGACTGGCGTGAAGCCGACCGCTGACGGCAGCGACGCCGAGCGCCTGTTCCCGATAGCGATGACCGGCGAACGGTTCGTCCTCTTGCTGTCGGGCTACGGCGTCGTCGGCTGGCGCCTGTTCGAGGAGCGGTCGGACTGA
- a CDS encoding universal stress protein, which produces MYETVLLATDGSACADRAAERAIDLASTYGADLHAVYAIETRTAYDTAIVERDEVEANLRAEGESILGDVADRAAEAGVEATTAIEMGVPADVIEAYAEAHDADVIVLGRRGRSELRRALLGSTTDALVRESPVPVMIVGEDEEAS; this is translated from the coding sequence ATGTACGAGACGGTGTTGCTGGCGACCGACGGGAGCGCTTGTGCCGACCGGGCGGCCGAGCGCGCGATCGACCTCGCGTCGACGTACGGCGCCGACCTGCACGCGGTCTACGCGATCGAGACGCGCACCGCCTACGACACCGCGATCGTCGAGCGCGACGAGGTGGAGGCGAATTTGCGCGCCGAGGGCGAGTCGATCCTCGGCGATGTCGCAGATCGGGCCGCCGAAGCCGGCGTCGAGGCCACCACAGCAATCGAGATGGGGGTCCCGGCTGACGTGATCGAAGCCTACGCCGAAGCGCACGACGCCGACGTGATCGTGCTCGGACGCCGTGGGCGGTCGGAACTCCGCCGAGCGCTGCTCGGAAGTACGACCGACGCGCTCGTCCGGGAGAGTCCCGTGCCGGTCATGATCGTCGGCGAGGACGAGGAGGCGTCGTGA